The Acinetobacter lwoffii genomic sequence GACAGGATGCGGCCCGCATTTGAAGCCAGCAGCCACAACAGGTCATATTCTGCACTGGTAAAGTCAACCAGCTCACCATTTAAGGTCACTGAACGACCACCATTGTCGATCACCAGGTCATCAAATTCGATGCGCTGAGCCACTTCATCTTCAGGCACTTTGTCAGTACGGCGTAATAAAGCACGAATACGAGCCAATAGGACACGTGGCTGAACCGGTTTAGCGACATAGTCGTCCGCACCCATTTCCAGACCTAAGACCTGATCCATATCTTCAGTACGTGCAGTCAGCATTAAAATCGGTTGATGATAATGTGGACGAACTTCACGACAGATGGTCAAACCATCAGCACCTGGCAACATGACAT encodes the following:
- the bfmR gene encoding response regulator transcription factor BfmR — protein: MSQEEKLPKILIVEDDERLARLTQEYLIRNGLEVGVEPDGNRAIRRIIAEQPDMVVLDVMLPGADGLTICREVRPHYHQPILMLTARTEDMDQVLGLEMGADDYVAKPVQPRVLLARIRALLRRTDKVPEDEVAQRIEFDDLVIDNGGRSVTLNGELVDFTSAEYDLLWLLASNAGRILSREDIFERLRGIEYDGQDRSIDVRISRIRPKIGDDPENPKRIKTVRSKGYLFVKETNGL